The region ATTTATTAACAGACATACAGACTTCAGAAAGTGTTAGTCTTAAAGAAACGGCTTCCTGATCACGAGTGAATCCTCATCTCGTGTCACTAAAGTTATCACAGCATCAAAAGCCGGAAATGCCTCATAAAGCAGTTGTTTTCATCATGAATTGggtgctttttaaactttttgtctCACAAACTACCATTAATAGGTAGTAAATAACTTTTTGGCTGCAGAACACCAGAAAAACTGCTCATTTAAATTTGAACAGAGTCAATTTCTTCAACAGTTACtttttttgcttcatatttGGATAAACCTGGAAAAGAAATATACttgatggaaataaaaatttcaaaaaagcaacacaatacAGAAACCATGTTACTATGTGTTTTATAGGGTGTTTGATTCTGCTGTTTTCTaaagactttgtgttttttttccagcttttttttttaaactttcattacAATTTTTGTGTCTCTTAGTAATGTGTTTGCCCCCTCAGGATTGTCAAAGTTTCAAGAACAAAGAATGTGCTGCAAACTGAAATGTGCTAAACCACACAGCCAGGGGAGAAACTCTTTGaaatcagacacaaacagagcGACTGTTGGACACACAGAGCTGTCTTACCACCGAATCTAAGAAGTCCGTGGGCTCGGTGGTATCAGAACCTAGTTTCAGGTCTCTAAGAAATATTCTCAATTCCCCTTGGCATAGAGGAAcctgacaaactgcagcctGGGATTTTAAGCACCAGGTTCATCACTGCACTCACTGAAATGTCTGCAATGAAAAGCACAAATGTGGCGACTTTACACTATTACTGTCTGCGCCGGATGCGCAGCAACTGACTGAGTGGTCATTAAAACCACAGTGTTGACACTGATACTACTCTGCAACACAGCTCTCTGACAGATAAGCCATCCTAACTTCTAATATACGCCCAGACATCACCTCACCTCTGCACAGAAAATTTGATTTCCCAAAATCATCCTCCAACCAGAAACCGTACAGTCCTGCTCCCTGTGTGAAAACGGAGATATGCAGATATCTGATTACGGGGGCACAGACTACTCGCTGCAGTGACAGCTGTGCCGCAGTGATAGGTGGGCGAAACAGCTATGTTAACGTGTGATTGCGTGCCAACGGGCAATATTGCTCTAAAGTTACACTGCAGCCAACTTTTCCGCATTGCCAACTGGTTGTCACACATGTCCAACTGATCTGAGTGAGGTGAACTCGGAGGAAATAAGAGGAGTTTCAACTATTTTCAGTGACTGGTTGCCTGAATCTTTCACACTGTGCATGCAGGTTACAGCATCCTCCTCCATTCCTCCTGTCTCACCTCCTGCAGCCAGCTGTGTGTTgtagggaggaggaggaggaggaggaggagggtcagCCTCCAGGGAGGCTTGGAGTGGCTACTCCACGACCAGCCTGGAAGGCACTCGGCCTGCCATTGTGCCTTTTGTCTCCCTGTCCAATCTGGCCTCCTCATCTCCCTCCATCCTCCCAGCGCTTCgatctgctcctgctgctgcctctcaCGTGACAGCAGAGCCGGGCCCCGATGGCTGTTGCTCAGAGAGCAGAAAGAGACCCATCTGGACCTCTGGACAGAGCGAGGACAGGCACAAAGACACCAGATGTGTTTCAGTCAAGGCCAAAAACTGGTTAAATCACTTTTTACCTTGATTGAGAAAATTATTTTGGTcatgtgttttacatttaaagggctagtctggtgatttttgaagtaatgttctgtcaaatggtTAGTACTTTATGAGGGATGACATCCATTACAGAGCACAGAATATGAAGGAAAAGACGGAAGTCTTTGTCCAAGCTAGGCTAAAGGCTAGGCAAACTTGGGcctgtttttatagtttttaagccttttaaaacaaccctttctcaaaaatgtcaaaccggtgtgaaagaacgcttTATTTGCTAATATTACACGTTTTGCATAACactgtttgttcagtttatcCTGTTATCTCAGCCGAACGTTGTCCACGTTGCTACGCAAATGTAGATCTCCAGAGCCGGTTGAATGTGTCAGTTTCAGCACGTCAGGTCAGCCCAAAAGGTTACTCAACTCCGGACGTGCTGAGGTGAGATTATACTGTCATCCGACTCATGGCTCATGTGAATTGTGAGATCAAGAGAACAGACTGACTGTTTATAATGGCAGCACTCACTGCAGTTCTCCTATTAAACAGTAGGCGTCGCTAcaggaaaaacatcaacatatGCAGTAGCAGAAGAAGTACAGAAAGCACATTCTTTATATGAAAacgtaaataaaacattttgtcatatataaggagTTTTTGCAGTTTATCAATGCTTGCTGCGCTTCCTGTTTACAACGCCAAAACATCAAACACACCCCCCTACGCCATCAGCACCTGTGCTCAGTTTAGGCAAGCAACACCATTtgtgtagcattctttcaccagaatgatgtttttgagaaaaaagtaTATAATAAGCCTGAAAACCTATTTTAAAAAGGGTGCCCAGTTTAGCCTAGCCTTTGTCTTCATACCCCAtgctctgactgatgtcacagctcatAAGCTGCTAACTgatgataactatttgacagaagatcacttcaaaaatcaccagactatccctttaactgtTAAATAAGAGGTAAAAGTCGTCTTTCTGCAGTCACTTCACAGCTGCTTTGGCTGTCTATGTGTCAACCCTGTTCCACATGAACTCACGGGTGTTTGATGAGAAGCCCCGCCCCCCGGGGTCGACGCTGGCGCCGCTGGGGGACGTGAACACTCCTCCACGCGACAGGCGCGTGGCAGCCCGCAGGAGAGGAGCAGGAGCGCGAGGCTCCGGCGTTCTCCGGGACCaaagcaaaaacttaaaaaaaaaaaaaaaaaaaaaaaagaaagaaaataattggggttttttttttttttggcgaaGGATCGTGATAGGAGCGGATCTTTGTCTCTGTTGTGTTCTAATAGGTGGgcgcttttttttgttgtttttttgttgttttttttttttttttagaaaatatctTTATTAGAAAATATAATCCGCTGcgtgtttaactttaaaagtttaagctgtttttccCCCCTAGTActctatctttttttattaatattattattctgtttgtttttaaatgatttggtCGTGAGGACAAAATAGGCGCATGTGGTGAAAAAGTGAAGCAGGGAGGACGGAGAGGCGGCCCGGAGCTCGGAGGAGTTTTCTTCTGCAATAAGATTATTTAATACAAACACAGCAAAGTAAACCTGCAGGGAGGGTGTTACTGATGAGATATTTAAAGGCCCAGCTtgcattgaaggaatgcatatcgcccgccgccttttaggccacagttttaaactgagatcgtCTTATTTTGAGAACTGACAGTCTTAGCTAaattggtcaaaccttgaaaataattttctgtaaaatctcATGTGATTTGCGATAAATGCTGTGAATgattttcagctacaaccacaaaaCAATTTAGCTCAATTCCTTTAAAggtgactgagttacagccattttaatgttttctgaggtcagttggctgtgacggccacCTTGAATGGGGTTAAGACCAAaggtaaatcagttgtagatgtacaatcgATGGCTGCCTTCTcaaagtttcacaaaaatccaccaagtggttcatgagatattttgctaacagacaagacagCGCTGCCAATACTTGATGGCAAATCCTTAAACTCAAACCTCTTGTGCAGTCAGTTAGTGCTCAGTATAAGttgcagatgactctcagctactaccacaccaagttttatgTCAATATATGTTAAAATGATTGAGTtattggcatttttgtgtttactaagatttatttgctgttgtggccattttgaatcaagctCACCCCAAAAGTTTGTCATttgtagacgaacatccaatgactacccactgagagtttcattaaaatccatccagttgtagttgagatattttgctaacacaacagacattCACAGGTGAAAACATCTCCTTTCTGTCTTTGGCAGCTGAACTATTTTTATGCAAAAGTGTTACACTATTAGCCTGGGTTGTTTCTGgtagtaattatttttttcaaataaagttttaaattaattaaatagaTGCCATATTTTCTTTTGGACTGAGGGTGCAGCTAAATAGGTGTCATGAAACGGGAATCACATTCTGCAGCTGGGAGTTCGGCCTAAAGTCCTCTGCTGCCGTTTAAGAAGTTGAGTTTACAAGTTCCGCTGGTCCCTGAAAGCACCACCAAAGAGGAGAATCCCGCAGAGACCCCCAAACCCGTCCACCCACCCTGCGGGTGGATCAGCTGAGAAAACTCCCCCGATTCCCATCCCCGAAACCCCGTCTCCATGGAAACCGCCTCAGCGGCGCCGCGAGGGCTTGGCTCGAGGGCTGCTGTGAATGAGCTGACGTCACGGCGCCAGAGAGTCTGCTCCAAAGAGCAAGCGAGAGGGagaaaggagaaggaggaggaggaggaggaggagaaaagaagaggaggagaggctgctgctgctgctgctgctgccgccggtGGGGCGCTCAGAGCCGCACCGACGTGCTCTTGAGCCAATTCATCACCTGTCTGTCAGGCATCAGTCAGGGGCGCCGCGCGGAATGGGTCCACAGCTGTGGGAGCGACGGGAAGGAgaagagaaaatggaaaaaatctCTCGCGCCAGATGTGGACACAGACTGCAGGAGTTTCAGATTATGttagaaatgcataaaaacaccCAGCGGAAGGAGAAGAGAACCGCGCGTAAAACAGTGGCACAGATGGTGGTTTTACTGgatatttaccaaaaaaaaaaaggatcccGCAAAACATCTATCTGACTTCCACTGTTTGTAGACTGAAGATCACaattaggaaaaataaatcactacACTTTTTATTCATATATATTTGTGCAGATTTGACAAACTGTAACAATACAATCCCAAAACTTCACAATTTATgaacttctgctttaaaaaaaaacacatatatgTATTTCAAAGATTCAACTTTTTctataaagtgaaaaaaatgagaACATCCCAACTGCTTTCACCTGCTACTAAGGTAATTGTTTTTGCGGAACTCCAAGCGAATGAGCCGCGCaattctgacaaaataaaaaagcgtTAATATATCAATTTGTATCAgccacttttttccttttttttataactggGATGCAAATTAACACAAGATGCGCAAAACTTTGCTAAATGTCAGGTTGGAGATTCTGTTACCCATTTTCTCCAACACTAATGATATGGTTTGGGGGACGCTGTTTTCTAGAATAACTAAAGGTGCGTGACCACAAACCCTGCCTTATAGGATAAAACTGCTCCccaagttttctctttttgtgtgtgtccgTTTTTCCCCCCTCTCAAACATTCCTCTCTATGGCGCAGCCTCTTTAATTTGATCACCCAGCTTTCCAAATGTGTCTTCACACCGGTTTCGGGCTGATGTGAATTAGGAATGATCAGACGCGCCTGATCCGAAACCACAACCGAATTTGTCCGTCCAAATAAACAACAGGAGCGCGTCCCAATATCATCCCAATGCACAAGATAAACTCTTATAGGTGTTCCTGATTTGTATTGACACctctgcttttaatttttcagcAAATATTTCTGAACACCGTGAGGCTGTCGGGTCTAAGGCGCAGGCGTGCGTAAAATGCGAATCATTAATTTTCTTGATCAGAAACAGGTAAGAGCTTAATTTTCCAAATTGCCCACCGGAGCTGCTGGAGCGCCCTGCCTCCAACAAGCGTTGCCACTGGTAACGTGGTGAATAAGGGGCGGGGTCGGGCCCAGATGAGCCTATAGGAGGGGAGGAAGGCGATGAGTGACGCTTTGGCCGCTCCCAATCGGCGCGTTCGACCCGCCCGTGTCACAAGCACAGGCTGTTTCCTATATAAAGCACACTGACAGGTCGATAATCCAGTCTGATCGCAGATCGTCTGACAAAAACAGGACTTTACAAGAGAAGGAAGAGCCCAATCGAGCCCGAACACCTGACAGAATGAAGGCAATAAGCCCCGTGCGATCCTTCCGGAAAAGCAACGCCAATTTCTCGGAGCACCCCTCCTCCTTGGGGATCTCCCGGAGCAAGACCCCGGTGGACGACCCGCTCAGCCTGCTGTACAACATGAACGACTGCTACTCCAAGCTGAAGGAGCTGGTGCCCAGCATCCCGCAGAACAAGAGCGTCAGCAAGATGGAAATCCTGCAGCATGTCATCGACTACATCCTGGACCTGCAGATCGCGCTGGACTCCAGCGTGGCGCTCACCAGCCTGCATCACCCCGCGCGGCCGGGGCAGCAGACTCCATCCAGGACCCCCCTGACCACCCTCAACACAGACATCAGCATCTTGTCATTACAGGTAATTACACAAAAcgcacacacgcgcgcgcgcacacatacacagactgAGCTCCGTTTTTTCCAATATTATTATCCGAGCGCAGAAGCAGTGCGTCTCTTGCGCACAAAATGGCTTGTTGGGAACATAaaatggctttttctttttctttttttttcctccctccttttGTTCACAATCACACGAGCAAGAGAAGCCCCCTTGATAGGACTCGGAGACTTTAAcatttgctttgtgtttgtttgttttcagtcccCGGAGTTGCCGTCAGAGCTGATGACAGATGACAGCCGGACTCTGCATCGTTAAAGCGGTAAGTAGGCTGTCCtcatgtcttcttctgctgctgctgcattctGTCCCTCAGCCTGTCTCCCAGTCTGCTGGAGCATTATGGGCTAGAATTACCCCTCACCGATCCATTTGTTTTCCCCCTGACTTACGTCTCACGTTGCTGTAATAATCCCACCAACATGATGGGGgggtttcttttattatttttattattgttgttgttgtgaaaatGCGCACTTCGCGGCCCAGATGATCTGACCAAAACGCTCGAGTTCGGAGCCAGAACGCGAAAGAACTGCGCTCCAGGCTGCTCGGTTTATTCAAGTAGCAGTCGTCAGGGTTGGATTATAGCCTCTTGTGTCTATAATGAAGAGCATCTGCAACAGGAAAATAATGGCTGTTTGGATTACTGCTACTACGATGTCTGCGCATAATTGGTACAAGAAGTGGGAAGGCGCCAGCTGAGCGGCAATTACGCTGATTCTTCCCCAGATTGGAGGCTGAAAGTTGTgcgaaaagtgtgtgtgtgcgcggcCCTCCCCCGTTCccatccgtgtgtgtgtgtgtgtacatctgGAGCGCAGGGTTTGCTCAGTATTGGGAGTGTttggttaaatgttaaaaaactgCGGCTTCCTCCCTGGCGCCAGTCTGTCCGGATCTCTGCCCTGTTTGCATTTTCTAAACACgcctctctttttctctcaatCTTTTGCAGGTGTTTGGTCAAGAcgcaaaacacagacacacacacacacacagacgcacacatgcgcacccacccacacacacaggaccCGAGGAGCAGGACTTTACCCACCCCTCCACTCCTTCCCTCCAGCCTCTGCCCTCCAggcctggatttttttttccacccctgTCTCTGACGCAGAAAtcaagacactttttttttttttttttgcttattatGGGACAATCTTTATGTGACGTATTTTCTGTTCTGGACACCtcgtttaatatttaatttaagactTATTTGTGGGTCCTTTCTGGAAAATGGAAGGCGCGTTATGTTCCCAGCACTAGGAGGAAAACCGAGGATTactctcctcctccccccccccaatccccccccccactctCTCCTTGTTGAACTCCGCTTTTTATGCGGAGGTGTATAGAAACAGACGACCTGATTTAgttactgtacaaaaacaaaggacaaaaaaaaaaaaagtttagtctTGTCTTGTCAGAATTGTTGGCACATGAAGGAC is a window of Kryptolebias marmoratus isolate JLee-2015 linkage group LG10, ASM164957v2, whole genome shotgun sequence DNA encoding:
- the id2a gene encoding DNA-binding protein inhibitor ID-2a, yielding MKAISPVRSFRKSNANFSEHPSSLGISRSKTPVDDPLSLLYNMNDCYSKLKELVPSIPQNKSVSKMEILQHVIDYILDLQIALDSSVALTSLHHPARPGQQTPSRTPLTTLNTDISILSLQSPELPSELMTDDSRTLHR